The Collimonas fungivorans Ter331 genome has a segment encoding these proteins:
- a CDS encoding aromatic ring-hydroxylating dioxygenase subunit alpha — MFIQNAWYAAALSGEIKSEPFARTILNEKIVMYRTSANQVVALEDRCAHRQVPLSRGRLIGDELQCWYHGLRYDCSGECVNIPSQSTIPKGARVRSFPAVEKHGFVWLWPGDPDQADESAIPNHWVCSAPELAGTMSYCTIACNYVFGIDNILDISHAAFVHAKTLGSLDIVETPPEIVINDDEVRVRRYMRREKTPPLYSRILQLDYIDRFQEVLYWPVGNTRVETRAHACDDADGKVFHVYTTTIFTPATDTTSHVFVGMHRDFDIDNHGFTEFTAKEVFSTVMEDKDVAESLQANWSPTAPMIDIHLDRPAFAARRILERMGANASIRTGHGTPLPQFEEV; from the coding sequence ATGTTTATCCAAAATGCGTGGTACGCGGCAGCCCTTTCTGGAGAAATCAAGAGCGAGCCTTTTGCGCGAACCATCCTGAATGAGAAGATTGTCATGTACCGCACCTCAGCGAACCAAGTCGTCGCGCTTGAGGACCGCTGCGCCCATCGACAAGTTCCGTTGTCGCGGGGACGCCTGATCGGAGACGAACTTCAGTGCTGGTACCATGGGCTCCGCTACGACTGTTCGGGGGAGTGCGTCAATATTCCCAGCCAGAGCACGATCCCGAAGGGCGCGCGCGTCCGTTCGTTCCCCGCCGTCGAGAAGCATGGCTTCGTCTGGCTGTGGCCCGGCGACCCGGACCAGGCAGACGAGAGCGCGATCCCGAACCATTGGGTCTGTTCGGCGCCCGAGCTCGCGGGGACGATGAGCTACTGTACCATCGCCTGCAACTACGTGTTCGGAATCGACAACATCCTCGACATCTCGCACGCCGCCTTCGTTCACGCGAAAACACTAGGCTCACTTGACATCGTCGAGACTCCGCCTGAAATCGTGATTAACGACGACGAAGTCCGCGTGCGCCGCTACATGCGCCGCGAGAAAACGCCTCCGCTGTACAGCCGGATCCTGCAACTCGACTACATCGACCGCTTCCAGGAGGTCCTCTACTGGCCTGTCGGCAACACGCGGGTCGAAACGAGAGCCCACGCGTGCGACGACGCCGACGGTAAGGTCTTTCACGTCTATACGACGACGATCTTCACTCCCGCCACCGACACCACGAGCCACGTCTTCGTGGGCATGCATCGCGATTTCGATATCGACAACCACGGGTTTACGGAGTTCACAGCGAAAGAAGTGTTCTCAACCGTCATGGAGGACAAAGACGTCGCCGAAAGCCTTCAGGCGAACTGGAGTCCCACTGCACCGATGATCGATATCCACCTTGATCGGCCAGCGTTCGCGGCGCGGCGGATACTGGAGCGAATGGGCGCAAACGCCTCCATACGAACGGGCCACGGGACGCCCCTGCCCCAGTTTGAAGAGGTATAA